In one Sulfuricella sp. genomic region, the following are encoded:
- the amrA gene encoding AmmeMemoRadiSam system protein A, which yields MSTNLSPDSLPLGERDEGSLREFQIKQGQILLAIARAAISGALGKPMQADESAPWLQEPGATFVTLTQQGELRGCIGSLEAHRPLLADIKANALAAALRDPRFAPLGADELDITRVEVSLLSPLAPIDFSSEQDALAQLRPLVDGIVFEYGPYRSTFLPQVWEQLPEPAEFMAHLKHKAGLSPGFWDKGVKLFRYTVNKWKESS from the coding sequence ATGTCCACTAACCTCTCTCCTGACTCTCTCCCGCTGGGAGAGAGGGACGAAGGCTCGCTGCGCGAGTTTCAAATAAAACAAGGGCAAATCCTGCTCGCCATCGCCCGCGCGGCGATTTCCGGCGCGCTCGGCAAGCCCATGCAGGCGGACGAATCCGCCCCCTGGCTGCAGGAGCCGGGCGCCACCTTCGTCACCCTCACCCAGCAGGGCGAATTGCGCGGCTGCATCGGCAGCCTGGAGGCGCATCGCCCCTTGCTGGCGGATATCAAGGCCAATGCCTTGGCCGCGGCCCTGCGCGATCCGCGCTTTGCGCCGCTGGGCGCGGACGAGCTGGACATCACCCGGGTCGAAGTGTCGCTGCTCTCGCCGCTTGCTCCCATCGACTTCAGCAGCGAGCAGGACGCACTGGCGCAATTGCGGCCACTGGTGGATGGCATCGTGTTCGAATATGGGCCTTACCGCTCCACTTTTTTGCCCCAGGTGTGGGAGCAGCTGCCAGAGCCCGCCGAGTTCATGGCCCACCTCAAGCACAAGGCGGGGCTGTCGCCCGGCTTCTGGGACAAGGGCGTGAAGCTGTTCCGCTATACCGTGAACAAATGGAAGGAATCCTCATGA
- a CDS encoding OmpA family protein, which yields MKNTQIAKITLSLVLGLAISGTAFAHSVEKEGYLIDTRGNVVKNNFNQCWKTGYWTPAMAIEECDPDLVKKEQKAAAAAAPAVVAAGPEKPAFDKITLQAETLFDFDKAVVRADGKQKLNDEVVGKMKQYPQVEVVLVTGHADRVGKDSYNQKLSERRAAAVKDYLVSQGIDAGRIETAAKGEAEPVVACSDVKGKESGKNKKLVECLQPNRRVMVEVKVQKPTQK from the coding sequence ATGAAAAACACGCAAATCGCAAAAATCACCCTGAGCCTGGTTCTGGGCCTGGCTATTTCCGGCACCGCATTTGCTCACTCGGTGGAAAAGGAAGGTTACCTGATTGACACCCGTGGCAATGTAGTTAAAAACAACTTCAATCAATGCTGGAAAACCGGCTACTGGACTCCAGCCATGGCCATTGAAGAATGTGATCCTGATCTGGTCAAGAAAGAGCAAAAAGCCGCAGCAGCAGCGGCTCCTGCGGTGGTAGCCGCTGGCCCTGAAAAACCGGCCTTCGACAAGATCACCCTGCAAGCCGAAACTCTGTTTGACTTCGACAAAGCCGTGGTTCGCGCTGATGGCAAGCAGAAGCTGAACGACGAAGTGGTCGGCAAAATGAAGCAGTATCCGCAAGTTGAAGTGGTTCTGGTGACCGGTCATGCCGATCGCGTCGGCAAGGACTCCTACAACCAGAAGCTGTCAGAGCGCCGTGCCGCTGCGGTCAAGGATTATCTGGTCAGCCAGGGCATTGATGCTGGCCGCATCGAAACTGCCGCTAAAGGTGAAGCCGAACCTGTAGTAGCTTGCAGCGACGTCAAAGGCAAGGAAAGCGGCAAGAACAAGAAATTGGTCGAATGCCTGCAACCCAATCGTCGCGTGATGGTTGAAGTTAAAGTACAGAAGCCAACCCAGAAATAA
- the waaF gene encoding lipopolysaccharide heptosyltransferase II, giving the protein MAQPPYKILIVAPSWVGDMVMAQPLFIRLHQLHPGLQLDVLAPAWTLPLLARMAEVHEAIANPFGHGEFNLAARYQLGKTLHQRHYDQAIVLPNSWKSALVPFFAGIPRRTGYRGEMRWGLLNDARKLDKASLPLMVERFVALAERPGKPLPNPLPQPGLATDEQQRLATLARLGLQPQPRVAALCVGAEYGPAKRWPAAHFAALGKLLHAEGWQVWLVGSSKDAEAGAEAARLSTGACLDLCGRTSLNEAVDLLASASVIVSNDSGLMHVAAALDKPLVALYGSSSPGFTPPLSHKACILSLNLPCSPCFKRTCPLGHLDCLMKLTPQRVLEQISTAIHEENHGAG; this is encoded by the coding sequence ATGGCCCAGCCCCCCTACAAAATCCTGATCGTCGCCCCTTCCTGGGTGGGCGACATGGTCATGGCGCAGCCGCTGTTCATACGCCTGCACCAGCTTCACCCCGGCCTGCAGCTGGACGTGCTGGCGCCGGCCTGGACCCTGCCCCTGCTGGCGCGCATGGCGGAAGTGCATGAAGCCATCGCCAACCCCTTCGGGCATGGCGAATTCAATCTGGCAGCCCGCTATCAATTAGGCAAAACGCTGCATCAGCGGCATTACGATCAGGCCATCGTGCTGCCCAACTCGTGGAAATCCGCCCTGGTGCCGTTTTTCGCCGGAATTCCCAGGCGCACCGGCTATCGCGGCGAAATGCGCTGGGGCCTGCTCAACGATGCGCGCAAGCTGGACAAGGCCAGCCTGCCCTTGATGGTGGAGCGCTTCGTGGCGCTGGCAGAGCGCCCCGGCAAGCCCCTGCCCAATCCGCTTCCCCAGCCCGGCCTGGCCACAGACGAGCAGCAGCGCCTCGCCACCCTGGCCCGGCTCGGCCTCCAGCCCCAGCCGCGCGTTGCCGCGCTGTGCGTGGGCGCCGAATATGGCCCGGCCAAGCGCTGGCCGGCAGCGCATTTCGCCGCGCTGGGGAAATTGCTGCACGCGGAGGGCTGGCAGGTATGGCTGGTGGGCTCCTCCAAGGATGCCGAGGCCGGCGCCGAGGCGGCACGTTTGAGCACGGGCGCGTGCCTCGACCTGTGCGGCAGGACCAGCCTCAACGAAGCGGTGGACCTGCTCGCCTCGGCCAGCGTGATTGTCAGCAACGACTCCGGCCTGATGCATGTTGCCGCCGCGCTGGACAAGCCGCTGGTCGCCCTCTATGGCTCCAGCAGTCCCGGCTTTACCCCACCGCTGTCACACAAGGCATGTATCCTCAGCCTGAACCTGCCATGCAGCCCGTGTTTCAAGCGCACCTGCCCGCTCGGCCATCTGGACTGCCTGATGAAACTGACACCACAACGCGTGCTGGAGCAGATCAGCACCGCCATCCACGAGGAAAACCATGGCGCCGGTTAA
- the rpmE gene encoding 50S ribosomal protein L31, whose amino-acid sequence MKPDTHPNYNEINVTCSCGFTFKTRSTMSKDLNVEVCSQCHPFYTGKQKTIDTAGRVEKFRQKYGMK is encoded by the coding sequence ATGAAACCGGATACTCACCCAAACTACAATGAAATCAACGTGACCTGCAGCTGCGGTTTTACTTTTAAAACCCGCTCTACCATGAGTAAAGACCTGAACGTTGAAGTGTGCTCACAATGCCACCCCTTCTACACCGGCAAGCAGAAGACCATTGACACCGCCGGTCGTGTCGAGAAGTTCCGCCAGAAGTATGGCATGAAATAA
- the amrS gene encoding AmmeMemoRadiSam system radical SAM enzyme — protein MNAESSHAESSHPGRWWHTLDEKTIQCDLCPRDCKLHEGQRGLCFVRQNIGGKMVLTTYGRSSGFCIDPIEKKPLNHFYPGSSVFSFGTAGCNLACKFCQNWDISKARDMDRLMDRASPEEIARTAEHHGCKSVAFTYNDPVIFAEYAMDAADACHARGIQTVAVTAGYINAEARRDFYAKMDAANVDLKGFTDNFYHSLCAGHLQPVLDTLAYIHHETKCWLEITTLVIPGQNDSEQEITALSQWIARELGPDVPLHFSAFHPDYKMMDIPATPGATLSRARKIAMEAGLHYVYTGNVHDPAGDSTYCPKCQATLIERDWYQINAYHLSDDGHCPHCGTAIAGRFEHFDLAGQFGRRQIPVAVHRHA, from the coding sequence ATGAACGCCGAATCCAGTCACGCCGAATCCAGCCACCCTGGCCGTTGGTGGCACACGCTCGATGAAAAAACCATCCAGTGCGACCTTTGCCCGCGCGACTGCAAGCTGCACGAGGGCCAACGCGGCCTGTGCTTCGTGCGCCAGAATATCGGCGGCAAGATGGTCCTCACCACCTACGGGCGCTCCTCCGGCTTCTGCATCGACCCGATCGAGAAAAAACCGCTCAACCACTTCTACCCCGGCAGCAGCGTGTTCTCCTTCGGCACTGCGGGCTGCAATCTCGCATGCAAGTTCTGCCAGAACTGGGACATCAGCAAGGCGCGCGACATGGACCGCCTGATGGACCGGGCCTCGCCAGAAGAAATCGCGCGCACCGCCGAGCATCACGGCTGCAAGAGTGTGGCCTTCACCTACAACGACCCGGTGATTTTCGCCGAATACGCCATGGACGCGGCGGATGCCTGCCATGCGCGCGGCATCCAGACCGTCGCCGTCACGGCCGGCTACATTAACGCCGAAGCACGGCGCGACTTCTACGCCAAGATGGACGCCGCCAACGTGGATCTGAAAGGCTTCACCGACAACTTCTACCACAGCCTGTGCGCCGGCCATCTGCAGCCGGTGCTGGACACGCTCGCCTACATCCACCACGAGACAAAGTGCTGGCTGGAAATCACCACCCTGGTCATCCCCGGCCAGAACGATTCCGAGCAGGAAATCACCGCGCTGTCGCAGTGGATCGCCAGGGAACTGGGGCCGGACGTGCCGCTGCACTTCTCGGCCTTCCACCCCGATTACAAGATGATGGACATTCCGGCCACGCCGGGCGCCACCCTCAGCCGGGCGCGCAAGATCGCCATGGAGGCCGGGCTGCACTATGTCTACACCGGCAACGTGCACGACCCGGCGGGCGACAGCACCTACTGCCCGAAGTGCCAGGCAACGCTGATCGAGCGCGACTGGTACCAGATCAATGCCTACCATCTGAGCGATGACGGCCACTGCCCGCACTGCGGCACGGCCATCGCCGGGCGTTTCGAGCACTTTGACCTGGCCGGCCAGTTCGGGCGCAGACAGATTCCGGTGGCGGTTCACCGGCACGCATAG
- a CDS encoding glycosyltransferase family 39 protein, with translation MIALCALWTLLGLMGHDPWKSDEAYNFGLVYSILQGSDWVIPMLAGEPFVEKPPLYYLTAAALAQMFSGWLPLHDGARLASGLYMGLTLIFTGLTGRELWGKGYGRITALIMIACFGLVVRTHQLITDTALLAGVAIALYGLALAPRRPAIAGVIIGSGMGIGFMSKGLFEPGVIALTALLLPLLSSAWRSRRYAMCLAIALIAALPWLTVWPFLLYQRAPELFMEWLWANNLGRLTGATPLLTGHQPGYYLTILPWFAWPALPLALWTLWRHNWKEGLVPAIALPLTAFLVTLLILSTAVMARDVYALPLLPPLAILASAAVNSLRRGAANSLDWFSVMTFSLFTGLLWLGWVATLTGYPAEVAHWFDKRQPGYIVHFSGLALFFAIALSITWLAVVARMKRGALRGIVNSALGITLVWGLLATIWLPWLDADKSYRAIFSSLQNSLPPNFNCISSKQLGEPQRALLHYFAGTITLREEIDDNHCELKLIQGSANLQEQPGPGWKLIWQGRRHGNNPELYSLFHKR, from the coding sequence GTGATAGCGCTTTGCGCACTCTGGACACTGCTTGGGCTGATGGGCCACGACCCATGGAAGTCCGACGAAGCCTACAACTTCGGGCTTGTCTATTCGATTCTGCAAGGCAGTGACTGGGTCATTCCCATGCTGGCCGGCGAACCTTTCGTGGAAAAACCGCCGCTCTACTACCTCACCGCCGCCGCACTTGCCCAAATGTTTTCCGGCTGGCTGCCGCTGCACGATGGCGCCCGCCTCGCCAGCGGACTTTACATGGGCCTGACACTCATCTTTACCGGCCTGACCGGACGCGAGCTATGGGGCAAAGGCTATGGCCGCATTACCGCCCTGATCATGATCGCCTGCTTCGGCCTGGTAGTGCGTACTCACCAGCTCATCACTGACACGGCCTTGCTGGCGGGCGTTGCAATCGCTCTTTACGGTCTGGCACTGGCGCCGCGCCGCCCGGCCATCGCGGGCGTCATCATCGGCAGCGGCATGGGCATCGGGTTCATGTCCAAGGGCCTGTTCGAACCCGGAGTCATCGCGCTGACCGCCCTGCTCCTGCCACTACTGTCCAGCGCCTGGCGCAGCCGCCGCTATGCCATGTGCCTGGCCATCGCGCTTATCGCCGCCCTGCCCTGGCTCACCGTATGGCCGTTTCTGCTCTACCAGCGCGCACCTGAATTATTCATGGAATGGCTGTGGGCCAACAACCTGGGCCGCCTGACCGGCGCCACCCCCCTCCTCACCGGCCACCAGCCTGGCTACTACCTCACCATCCTGCCCTGGTTCGCCTGGCCCGCCCTGCCCCTGGCACTCTGGACTTTGTGGCGCCACAACTGGAAAGAGGGACTTGTTCCCGCCATTGCCCTGCCGCTCACTGCCTTTCTGGTAACGCTGCTTATTCTGAGCACCGCCGTCATGGCACGCGATGTGTATGCCCTGCCGCTGCTGCCACCACTGGCGATTCTAGCCTCTGCGGCCGTCAACTCCTTGCGCCGGGGTGCGGCCAATTCACTGGACTGGTTCAGCGTGATGACTTTCAGCCTGTTTACCGGTTTATTGTGGCTCGGATGGGTGGCCACTCTGACCGGATATCCGGCTGAAGTCGCCCACTGGTTTGACAAGCGCCAGCCCGGCTATATCGTGCATTTCAGTGGTCTGGCGCTATTTTTTGCCATAGCGCTCAGCATCACATGGCTTGCAGTCGTAGCTCGCATGAAACGTGGCGCACTGCGCGGGATTGTCAATTCCGCCCTGGGCATCACCCTGGTATGGGGGCTGCTCGCCACGATCTGGCTGCCATGGCTCGATGCAGACAAAAGTTATCGCGCCATTTTTTCATCCTTACAGAATAGCCTGCCACCAAATTTCAACTGCATCAGCAGCAAACAGCTCGGGGAACCACAGCGTGCCCTGCTGCATTATTTTGCCGGCACCATCACCCTGCGCGAAGAAATTGATGACAACCATTGCGAGCTGAAATTGATTCAAGGTAGCGCAAATTTACAGGAGCAACCTGGCCCGGGGTGGAAATTGATCTGGCAGGGACGCCGTCATGGAAATAATCCGGAACTGTATTCCTTGTTTCATAAGCGCTAA
- a CDS encoding TRZ/ATZ family hydrolase → MQQADTIIDARWVIPVRPAHQALNYHSVVISAGNIAAILPTPEAHAQFSANSTVTLGEHALIPGLINLHTHAAMNLMRGLADDLPLMEWLQQHIWPAENRHVSTQFVHDGTLLACAEMLRGGITCFNDMYFFPDAAANAALQSGMRATIGLIALDFPTPYASDADTYLYKGLAIRDQFSPEPLLSFSLAPHAPYTVSDKTLSKVLTYAEQLDLPIHIHLHETDAEIQQSLKQHHLRPLQRLENLGLLAPNLIAVHAVHLKPGEMETLARQGCHIAHCPTSNLKLASGIAPVSAMMEQGINVGLGSDGAASNNRLDMFQEMRMAALLAKGVSGKADCLSAFEALQMATLNGARALGLEHRTGSLEPGKAADIAAIRLDSLETMPCYDVISHLVYTAGREHVTHVWVNGAPVVENSNLRTLSQQHLSAQAALWQERIGKKHD, encoded by the coding sequence ATGCAACAAGCCGATACCATTATTGACGCACGCTGGGTGATTCCTGTCAGACCGGCGCATCAGGCCCTGAACTACCATAGCGTGGTGATCAGTGCCGGGAACATTGCCGCGATCCTGCCCACACCCGAAGCTCATGCGCAGTTTTCCGCCAATAGCACAGTCACGCTCGGAGAGCATGCCCTCATCCCCGGGTTGATCAATCTTCACACGCATGCGGCGATGAACCTGATGCGCGGCCTGGCCGATGATCTGCCGCTGATGGAATGGTTGCAGCAGCATATCTGGCCAGCAGAGAACCGCCATGTCTCGACGCAATTTGTGCATGATGGAACGCTTCTGGCCTGTGCGGAAATGCTGCGTGGCGGCATCACCTGCTTCAACGACATGTATTTCTTTCCGGACGCAGCCGCCAATGCCGCCCTCCAATCAGGAATGAGAGCCACCATTGGCCTGATTGCACTGGATTTTCCCACCCCTTATGCCAGCGATGCGGACACCTACCTGTACAAGGGTCTGGCCATCCGTGACCAGTTTTCGCCGGAGCCGCTACTCTCCTTCTCACTTGCCCCGCACGCGCCTTATACGGTCAGCGACAAAACACTCAGCAAGGTGCTGACCTATGCCGAGCAACTGGATTTGCCGATTCACATCCATCTCCACGAAACGGATGCTGAAATCCAGCAGAGCCTGAAGCAGCACCATCTCAGACCGTTGCAACGCCTGGAGAATCTGGGCTTGCTGGCACCCAACCTGATTGCAGTGCATGCCGTCCATTTGAAACCCGGTGAAATGGAAACGCTTGCCCGCCAGGGTTGCCATATAGCCCACTGTCCCACTTCCAACCTCAAACTGGCAAGTGGCATCGCCCCGGTCAGCGCCATGATGGAACAGGGCATCAACGTCGGCCTCGGCAGCGATGGAGCCGCCAGCAACAACCGGCTCGACATGTTTCAGGAAATGCGCATGGCCGCCTTGCTTGCCAAGGGAGTCAGCGGAAAAGCGGATTGCCTGTCCGCATTCGAGGCACTGCAAATGGCCACACTCAACGGAGCACGCGCCCTGGGACTGGAGCACCGGACAGGCTCGCTGGAGCCCGGCAAGGCTGCTGACATAGCCGCTATCAGGCTTGATAGCCTGGAAACCATGCCATGTTATGATGTGATCTCACATTTGGTATACACGGCTGGCCGTGAACATGTTACCCATGTTTGGGTAAACGGCGCCCCCGTTGTAGAGAACAGCAACCTGCGCACACTCTCGCAGCAGCATTTGTCTGCGCAAGCCGCGCTTTGGCAGGAAAGAATAGGCAAGAAACATGATTGA
- a CDS encoding AI-2E family transporter, protein MAPVKELNPDHIEIATWLITAVLLVFIVYAHLLPALLAGLLMYELVHLLAARINLRRFGGRPAKIVAVALLAALMATLITLATIGLMAFFHSDTGKIPALLQKMAVIIEGSRTMLPDWMVEKLPTSAEGIQAAVVELLRTHAGEVQTVGKEMGRTLVHVLIGLIIGAMISLREVTAQHRYRPLSGALAERVRLLGDAFRRIVFAQVRIAALNAAFTAIYLAIVLPMFGVNLPLTKTLIIITFLAGLLPVIGNLISNSVIVVVSLGQSLQIAIASLLFLIVIHKLEYFLNARIIGTQIRSHAWELLLAMLVMEAAFGIMGVVSAPIYYAYLKSELVRKNLI, encoded by the coding sequence ATGGCGCCGGTTAAAGAGCTCAACCCTGATCACATCGAAATCGCCACCTGGCTGATCACGGCCGTGTTGCTTGTTTTTATTGTTTACGCGCACCTTTTGCCAGCGCTGCTGGCGGGGCTGCTGATGTACGAACTGGTCCACCTGCTTGCAGCGCGCATCAACCTGCGCCGCTTTGGCGGACGGCCTGCCAAGATCGTCGCGGTGGCCTTGCTGGCGGCCTTGATGGCAACCCTGATCACGCTCGCCACAATCGGGTTGATGGCATTTTTCCACAGCGATACCGGCAAAATTCCCGCGCTGCTGCAAAAGATGGCGGTAATCATCGAAGGTTCCCGCACCATGCTGCCTGACTGGATGGTGGAAAAATTGCCCACCAGCGCCGAGGGCATCCAGGCCGCCGTGGTGGAACTGCTGCGCACCCACGCCGGCGAGGTTCAAACCGTGGGTAAGGAAATGGGGCGCACCCTGGTTCATGTATTAATCGGCCTGATCATCGGCGCCATGATCTCGTTGCGTGAAGTGACGGCACAACACCGCTACCGCCCTCTCTCAGGCGCCCTGGCCGAGCGCGTCAGACTACTCGGCGATGCATTCCGCCGCATCGTGTTCGCCCAGGTCAGAATCGCTGCGCTGAACGCTGCTTTCACCGCAATTTACCTGGCCATAGTGCTGCCCATGTTTGGCGTCAATCTACCCCTGACCAAGACCCTGATCATCATCACCTTCCTGGCCGGCTTGCTGCCGGTAATCGGCAACCTGATTTCAAACTCCGTCATCGTCGTCGTCAGCCTGGGGCAATCGCTACAAATCGCCATCGCCTCCCTGCTGTTTTTGATCGTGATCCATAAGCTGGAATATTTCCTTAACGCCCGTATCATCGGCACCCAGATCCGCTCCCATGCCTGGGAACTGTTGCTCGCCATGCTGGTCATGGAAGCGGCATTCGGCATCATGGGCGTAGTGTCGGCGCCAATTTATTACGCTTACCTGAAAAGCGAACTGGTGCGAAAGAACCTGATCTGA